AGTGAGTTTGATTTTATACGTTAAAGATGTCGATGTGGTGTTTCAAAAAGCTGTTGATACAGGAGCCACTATTTTGATGGCTATAGAAAATACATTTTACGGAGATAGAGTGGGGCAGGTTTTGGATCCATTTGGTTATAAATGGTCGATTGCAACTCATAAAGAGGATATGAGTTTTGAGGAAATGCAAAAACGACTTGATAAAATGTAATGGATAAGATTCAAATACTATATTTTAATTAAAACGACAATATTATCTTCTGAGATAGAAGTAAAATTGAAAGTATTTTAGTGTATTCATAATGTTAATTAAGGTAATCTTAGCAGCTTTAAATCGTAACTTTACTAAGGATAGTAAGATATAGAATAGTGTTGAAATTAACTTAAAAACGGATATGTTATGAAATCACAAATTGCTATTTATGATACCCACGAAAAAGCGGTTGATGCTATAAAAAAATTAAGTCATGAAAATTTTTCTATGGATCATGTTTCTCTATTAGGTAAAGCAGAAGTAGTAGAAAACCACATTCATATTAAATCTTTAGATACCATAAGAAAAACACCCGCAGTTATCGGTATGGGAGCAGGAACACTGCTCGGATTACTTAGTGGTATTGGTGTTTTTGCTATTCCTGGATTTGGTTTTTTATACGGTAGTGGAGCTCTTGTTGGAATTATAACTGGACTTAATATAGGTCTAGTTGTGGGTGGTTTGGTTTCACTTTTATCTTTTAATGGAATAAAAGAAGAAGAAGTGGTAAAATGCGAAGAACATATAAAATATGGAAAATTTATTGTAATTGTTAAGGGTGCAATTCAAGAAATTGAAAGAGCTAAACAGATTTTAGATACAGAAGGAAAACATTTGGAAATTATTGGTTAAATGTTTTTTAGGTATTAGTTTACGATAATTTCGTGTTTATAAAGCAAACCTTTTAATCCTTGTAAAGAAAAAATAGCTTTCTTCAATTTAGTTGTTTTTGGATCAATCGTATAATTAAAGCTGGTTTTAAAATTGGTTTTATTGGCAATTGCTTTTGCAAATTCAGCACGATATAAATCACAATTTTCAAAAACTACTTCCGTCAAATCGGTGGCCATAAAATCGACTGCGATTAAGCTACAATTGATAAAAGGGGTCCCCTTTATTTTTAGGGTATAAAATTTTGAAAAATCAAGAATACAATCGTAAAAATGTACTTCAAAAATAAGTTTGCTACACATGGCAAAATTAACTTCTTTTATTTTGCATCTATTGAATGTTACAGTTCTCAAACCGACATGATTGATTTTAGCTTCGTTAAAAATACAATCATTAAATACACAATCGATAAAGATGATATCCATGAAGTTACAGGCAGAAAATGTGCAATGATTAAATATACAACGCTCAAATTCTTTGAAATTGATTTCATTCACATCATATATGTGATTGTTGTATTCTAAATCGAAGAAATATTCTGGCATGAAGAAATTTTAGTTGTTCATTTCGACAAAGAAACGAATTTCTATTGCTTAAAATAAAGAGGGTGCTAATAATTTTTTTGGATAATTAGAACCATTTTATTGAAAATACATTAGTATTTGTAAGTTAATACTTTTTTTTATTCTTAAAATAGTGCTTGAATTTATAAAAAATGATCCTATAAAGTTTGTTTTATAGTATATTTAGTACTAAAATATGAAATGTATATGTTAACAAAGTATGAATATTGCTAAATATATATTAAAGAAAACGTTTTCGCTTTTATTTTTACATTTAAATACTGAAAAAAGGTTTTTTTGTTTCAATCTTTTATTAATTTTGGCAACAATATGAAAAGAGTAATTGTATATTTTATGTATTTATGGATTCTGCTACTAGGTGGTGGACAATTGATGCATGCAACTACATTACCTAAAAATATATGTGAATCTCCTTCTTGGGATTTTGTCAAAAAACATCAAATAAAATATAAAACACTAGAATCAAGCAGTGTTTTAATAGAGGATGCTGATATAGATTTAGACGAAGAGTTTCATAGTGGTGATAATCTTAATAATGGTCCATTCAATAATTTTGTTGCAAGTAAACAAAGTTTATTAGACAATTGGTATTTGTCATTTTCAAGTCAATTCATTTTCAAGGATTACACTAAAAATAATAAAATTTCAGCCACACCTTGTGGTTATTCAAACCCTATTTATCTTTCAATAGGAGTTTTAAGAATTTGATTCTATTTCACATCAATTACTAAAGATGTGATTTATAGATGTCCAATGTTTTTTTATGTTAATGTTGGTTTGTTAATCATTTTTCATCTTCGACAACTTAGATTTCATCTTGGTAGCTGATGGTCATTTCTTGACTTAAGGAATTTCTGTATTCCTAATTTTCAATAGCTTAATTACCAATTTTTATATTATGAAGAGAATAATCATGTTCACTGGCATACTTGCCGTGCTGTCACTTGCTAGCTGTGCAGACAAGAAAGAAGAAAAAGAAGAAGTTGAAACTTTTGCAGTTACCAATCCTGTAAAAATTGATACTGTGTTTACTAAACAATATGTGGCACAAATAAAGTCATTCCGGAATATTGAGATTCGGGCTCAAGAAAAAGGTTTTTTGCAAAATATTTATGTTGATGAAGGTCAGTTTGTAAAAGCAGGCCAAGTGTTATTCCGAATTATGCCAAAAGTGTATGAGGCTGAATTATTAGGAGCACAAGCTGAAGAAAAAGCGGCTGAAATTGAATTAAAAAATGCTAAAACTTTGGCAGACAAAAATATAGTTTCTAAAAATGAACAGGCTGTAGCTCAAGCTAAATTAGACCAAGCTAAAGCTGAAGTTGCTCTTGCTAAAGTGCATTTGTCATTCACTGAAATCAGAGCTCCGTTTGATGGAACTATTGACAGAATCCCAAAAAAACTAGGTAGTCTTATTGATGAAGGAGAGTTACTTACGAGTCTTTCTGATAACAGCCAAATGTTTGCTTACTTTAATGTTTCTGAGCCTGAGTATTTAGACTATGAAACCAATGTTAAAGGTAGAGCTCAAACCAAGGTAGGTTTACTTTTAGCTAATGGCAACACATTTAAAGACAAAGGAAATGTAGAAGTTATTGAAAGTGAATTTGATAATGAAACAGGAAATATCGCCTTTAGAGCGCGATTCCCTAATCCAGGTAAATTATTGAAACATGGAGAAACAGGAAAAGTGTTGATGGATGTTCCTCTTCCTAACGTAATTGTGATTCCACAAAAAGCTACTTACGAAATTCAAGATAAAAAATATGTTTTTGTAGTTGATAAAAATAATGTAGTAAGTTCTAGAGAAATTACGATTAAAGGAGAAATACCTGATTTGTATATGATTGATAGTGGAATATCTGTAGACGACAAAATCTTATTAGAGGGTGTTCAGAAGGTTAAAGACAATGATAAAATTAAATTTAACTACATAAAACCTCAAGAAGTTATTACTCATTTGCGATTAAAAGCAGAGTAGTTTCAAGTTTGGTATAATCATTAAAAAATAGAAACAAATGTTTGATAAATTTATACAAAGACCTGTTATGGCGATAGTTATATCGCTTATGATTGTCTTTTTAGGGGTGTTGTCGGTGATGAATTTGCCAATCACCCAGTTTCCGTCCATATCACCACCAATGGTGAATATTACTGCAGATTATCCTGGTGCTAACGGTGAATTAATGATCAAATCGGTTGTTATTCCTTTAGAAAGAGCTTTGAATGGAGTTCCAGGAATGAAATACATGACTTCTGATGCAGGAAATGATGGTGAAGCAAGTATTCAAGTTGTATTTAACTTAGGTACAGATCCTAATCAAGCTGCGATTAACGTTCAAAACCGTGTAGCATCTGTTACCAATAAGTTGCCTCCATTAGTAGTAAGAGAGGGTGTAAAGATTACTCGTGAAGTTCCAAGTATGTTGATGTACGTTAACCTTTTTAGTACGGATAAAAATACGGACCAAAAGTTCCTATATAATTATGCCGATATCAATGTTTTATCTGAATTAAAAAGGGTAAACGGGATTGGATCTGGAGATATTTTAGGAACTCGTGAATATGCTATGCGTATTTGGTTAAAACCAGATCGTATGTTAGCATATAAAATTTCTGCTGATGAGGTAATGGAAGCATTATCAAGTCAAAGTTTGGAAGCTTCACCAGGAAAAACAGGAGAAGCATCTGGAAAACGTTCTCAGTCATTTGAGTATGTACTGAAATATTCTGGAAGGTTTACCACCAAAGAGCAGTATGCTAATATTATATTGAAATCCAATCCAAACGGTGAAATTTTGCGTTTGAAGGATGTTGCCAATATAGAGTTTGGTAGTTCGATGTATGATATTTATTCGAATTTGAATGGGAAACCATCTGCCGCAATTGTATTAAAACAATCTTTTGGTAGTAATGCAAATCAAGTTATTGAAGATTTAAAGGCTAAATTAGAAACTATCAAGAAAAAATTCCCAAAAGGAATGGATTACGAAATTTCATATGACGTTTCTAAATTCTTAGATGCTTCTATCGAAAAAGTTATCCATACTTTGATTGAAGCTTTTATTTTGGTAGGATTGGTAGTGTTTCTTTTCTTAGGTGATTGGCGTTCTACGATAATCCCAGCCATTGCGGTACCCGTTTCGTTAATTGGAACGTTCGCGTTCATGCAGTTTTTTGATATTTCATTAAACTTAATTACGTTGTTTGCATTGGTTTTGGCAATTGGAATTGTCGTCGATGATGCCATCGTGGTTATTGAGGCTGTCCATGCCAAGATGGAAGAAAAGCATCTTTCGGCCTTAAATGCGACTAAAGAAGCTATGCACGAGATTTCAGGTGCTATTATCGCGATTACTTTCTTGATGGTAGCTGTGTTTATTCCTGTTACATTTATGTCTGGTCCTGTTGGGATGTTTTATAGACAATTCTCGATTACAATGGTAACTGCAATTGTTCTTTCAGGGGTTGTGGCATTGACATTAACACCAGCACTTTGTGCAATGATGTTAACAAATAATCATGGTAAACCTCAAAAGAAAACACCTATAAATAAATTTATAGATGGTTTTAATAATTTCTTTAACCTTACACAAACTAAATATCAAAATGTACTTGCAAAAATAGTAAACAGAAGAGCGGTTACTATTGTAGTGCTTTTAGGATTTTGTGCAGGAACTTGGTTGATTAGTAGTACAGTTCCTTCTGGATTTATTCCAAATGAGGATCAAGGAATGTTTTATGCCATTATTCAAACACCTCCAGGTTCTTCATTAGAAAGAACAAATGATATTTCGTTGAAATTGCAAAAAATTGCCGAAGGTATGGATGGAGTAAAATCCGTTTCTTCATTAGCGGGTTATGAAATTTTGACTGAAGGGACTGGATCTAATTCAGGAACATGTTTGATTAATCTAAAGGATTGGAATGATAGAAAGCAATCTGTTCAAGAGATTATGACAGAATTGGAAGAGAAATCTAAAGTTATTCCAGGTGCTAATATCGAATTTTTCCAACCGCCAGCAGTACCAGGATATGGAGCAGCAGGAGGATTTGAGCTTCGTTTATTGGATAAAACGGGTTCAGGGGATTACAAAAAAATGGAAAAGATTAATTCTGATTTTGTAAAAGAATTGAACAAACGTAAAGAATTATCTAATGTCTTTAGTTTCTACAGTGCAAGTTTCCCTCAGTATATGATGAAAGTGGATAATGACTTAGCACAACAAAAAGGGGTATCTATTGAGAATGCGATGAATACTTTATCTACGTTGGTGGGAAGTAACTACGAAATTAGTTTTATTAAATACGGAATTAATTATAAAGTTATTGTTCAGGCTGCTCCAGAATATCGTGCTTTACCAGAGGATATTTTAAAACTTTATGTAAAAAATAGCCGCGATGAAATGGTACCTTTTTCTGCCTTTATGAAATTAGAAAAAGTGTATGGACTGTCTGAAATTACAAGACATAATATGTACACTTCTACTGAGATTAGTGGTGCTGCGGCTCCAGGATATAGTTCTGGTACTGCCATTAAAGTAATTCAAGAAGTTGCTGCCGAAAAATTACCTAGAGGATATGATATTGACTGGGCGGGCATTTCTGCTGATGAGGTTGCACAAGGTAATCAAGCTATTTGGGTTTTCCTTATCTGTTTAGGATTTGTTTACTTGGTTTTAGCTGCTCAATACGAAAGTTTTATATTGCCTTTTTCTGTGATCTTATCATTACCAGCGGGTATATTTGGAGCTTTCCTTTTACTTAAATGTACAGGTTTAGAGAACAATATCTATGCTCAGGTTGCCATGGTAATGCTTATTGGTTTGCTAGGTAAGAATGCCGTATTGATTGTAGAGTTTGCAATTCAGCGTCATGCCGCAGGAAAATCGGTGTTAGAGGCAGCAATGGAAGGCGCAAAAGCCAGGTTCCGTCCTATTTTAATGACTTCATTTGCTTTTATTGCAGGTTTACTTCCGTTGGCGTTTGCAACAGGACCAGGTAAAATTGGTAACAGAACTATTGGTACTGCAGCTGCAGGGGGAATGTTGATAGGAACTATATGTGGTGTATTTATTATTCCCGGATTGTATTATGTTTTCGGAAAAATTTCTGAAAGATTTAAATATACAAATGAACAAAAAGAGAATCCATTAACTGAAGAATTTGACGATCATCATGCTGTATAAAAAAATGTCTTATAAATATATTGTTCCGCTAGGTATTTGCCTGGCGGTGGCAAGTTGTACACCAGCTTTAGCACCATTGGCAGAAACTAAAGCAGTTCCAGAATCTTTCGGTAAAACTGCCGATACGATGAACAC
The Flavobacterium sp. 5 DNA segment above includes these coding regions:
- a CDS encoding pentapeptide repeat-containing protein, with the translated sequence MPEYFFDLEYNNHIYDVNEINFKEFERCIFNHCTFSACNFMDIIFIDCVFNDCIFNEAKINHVGLRTVTFNRCKIKEVNFAMCSKLIFEVHFYDCILDFSKFYTLKIKGTPFINCSLIAVDFMATDLTEVVFENCDLYRAEFAKAIANKTNFKTSFNYTIDPKTTKLKKAIFSLQGLKGLLYKHEIIVN
- a CDS encoding efflux RND transporter periplasmic adaptor subunit, with product MKRIIMFTGILAVLSLASCADKKEEKEEVETFAVTNPVKIDTVFTKQYVAQIKSFRNIEIRAQEKGFLQNIYVDEGQFVKAGQVLFRIMPKVYEAELLGAQAEEKAAEIELKNAKTLADKNIVSKNEQAVAQAKLDQAKAEVALAKVHLSFTEIRAPFDGTIDRIPKKLGSLIDEGELLTSLSDNSQMFAYFNVSEPEYLDYETNVKGRAQTKVGLLLANGNTFKDKGNVEVIESEFDNETGNIAFRARFPNPGKLLKHGETGKVLMDVPLPNVIVIPQKATYEIQDKKYVFVVDKNNVVSSREITIKGEIPDLYMIDSGISVDDKILLEGVQKVKDNDKIKFNYIKPQEVITHLRLKAE
- a CDS encoding efflux RND transporter permease subunit, giving the protein MFDKFIQRPVMAIVISLMIVFLGVLSVMNLPITQFPSISPPMVNITADYPGANGELMIKSVVIPLERALNGVPGMKYMTSDAGNDGEASIQVVFNLGTDPNQAAINVQNRVASVTNKLPPLVVREGVKITREVPSMLMYVNLFSTDKNTDQKFLYNYADINVLSELKRVNGIGSGDILGTREYAMRIWLKPDRMLAYKISADEVMEALSSQSLEASPGKTGEASGKRSQSFEYVLKYSGRFTTKEQYANIILKSNPNGEILRLKDVANIEFGSSMYDIYSNLNGKPSAAIVLKQSFGSNANQVIEDLKAKLETIKKKFPKGMDYEISYDVSKFLDASIEKVIHTLIEAFILVGLVVFLFLGDWRSTIIPAIAVPVSLIGTFAFMQFFDISLNLITLFALVLAIGIVVDDAIVVIEAVHAKMEEKHLSALNATKEAMHEISGAIIAITFLMVAVFIPVTFMSGPVGMFYRQFSITMVTAIVLSGVVALTLTPALCAMMLTNNHGKPQKKTPINKFIDGFNNFFNLTQTKYQNVLAKIVNRRAVTIVVLLGFCAGTWLISSTVPSGFIPNEDQGMFYAIIQTPPGSSLERTNDISLKLQKIAEGMDGVKSVSSLAGYEILTEGTGSNSGTCLINLKDWNDRKQSVQEIMTELEEKSKVIPGANIEFFQPPAVPGYGAAGGFELRLLDKTGSGDYKKMEKINSDFVKELNKRKELSNVFSFYSASFPQYMMKVDNDLAQQKGVSIENAMNTLSTLVGSNYEISFIKYGINYKVIVQAAPEYRALPEDILKLYVKNSRDEMVPFSAFMKLEKVYGLSEITRHNMYTSTEISGAAAPGYSSGTAIKVIQEVAAEKLPRGYDIDWAGISADEVAQGNQAIWVFLICLGFVYLVLAAQYESFILPFSVILSLPAGIFGAFLLLKCTGLENNIYAQVAMVMLIGLLGKNAVLIVEFAIQRHAAGKSVLEAAMEGAKARFRPILMTSFAFIAGLLPLAFATGPGKIGNRTIGTAAAGGMLIGTICGVFIIPGLYYVFGKISERFKYTNEQKENPLTEEFDDHHAV